A single region of the Cucumis melo cultivar AY chromosome 3, USDA_Cmelo_AY_1.0, whole genome shotgun sequence genome encodes:
- the LOC103487836 gene encoding DAR GTPase 2, mitochondrial isoform X1: MAAATLMRKIGTAINELAAGNRISSGWYDAHMAAASRAVAERIPLVDFVLEVRDARIPMSSEYEMMKNHPPSSKRIIVLNKTDLADQLQTEVWTRYFEDHNCISYCVNSHNKENIREFLNFLQSRVRELKRSGHSSHATTMMLVGIPNVGKSALANSLHQIGRISAAEKGKLKHAVVSSQPGETKNISSLKIASHPNVYVLDTPGIFPPKIDNIEVCSKLALTGAIRDILVGEHVIVQYLLTIVNSSVKYKKWANLSASSLECSTPSSLEKQKRRYPSDHTQDIIVNEVRRSLFETRSSFDGNLEDEKDMGSLIETQLHTLHKALHVPMDFCNSTTIKVASKLLNLYRTGRLGRYTLDSLPLVNTQ; this comes from the exons ATGGCCGCGGCAACGTTGATGAGAAAAATTGGTACGGCTATTAACGAACTGGCTGCCGGAAATCGCATCTCCAGCGGATGGTACGATGCTCACATGGCGGCCGCTTCTCGGGCTGTCGCCGAACGAATTCCACTAGTCGATTTTGTTCTTGAAGTCAGAGATGCTAGG ATTCCAATGTCATCTGAGTATGAAATGATGAAAAACCATCCACCATCATCGAAACGAATCATTGTATTGAACAAGACAGACCTGGCGGATCAATTACAAACAGAG GTCTGGACTCGGTATTTTGAAGACCACAACTGCATCTCTTATTGCGTTAATTCCCATAATAAAGAGAATATTAGGGAG TTCCTGAATTTTCTTCAATCTAGAGTTAGAGAATTGAAGAGAAGTGGTCATTCCAGCCATGCCACCACGATGATGCTGGTTGGAATTCCAAATGTTGGTAAGTCGGCCCTTGCCAACTCTTTACATCAAATCGGGAGAATTAGTGCTGCAG AAAAAGGAAAGTTGAAGCATGCTGTAGTGAGTTCACAGCCCGGTGAAACAAAAAATATCAGCAGCTTGAAG ATAGCTAGTCATCCCAATGTTTATGTATTAGACACCCCAGGCATTTTTCCTCCCAAGATTGACAACATAGAGGTCTGTTCCAAGCTTGCTTTAACAG GGGCAATTAGAGACATCTTAGTCGGGGAACATGTAATTGTTCAGTACCTTTTAACTATTGTCAACTCGAGTGTTAAATATAAGAAGTGGGCAAATTTGTCTGCCAGTTCGTTGGAGTGTTCAACTCCCTCAAGTTTAGAGAAACAGAAAAGGAGGTATCCATCCGATCACACGCAG GACATTATTGTAAATGAAGTTCGTAGAAGTCTCTTCGAGACTAGATCATCTTTTGATGGCAATTTGGAGGATGAAAAGGACATGGGAAGTCTTATTGAGACACAATTACATACTCTGCATAAAGCTTTACACGTTCCTATGGATTTTTGCAATAGTACTACTATCAAGGTTGCTTCAAAACTTCTAAATCTTTATCGTACAGGAAGGTTGGGTCGTTATACACTTGATTCATTGCCACTTGTTAATACACAGTGA
- the LOC103487838 gene encoding WD repeat-containing protein ATCSA-1-like isoform X1, whose protein sequence is MWKDIRDREAGKLRPNSFANRVKSDRTSSLQLSNHKDIVSPHRGSVNSLQVDLTEGRYLLSGASDASAAVFDIQRATHSEGLIAKHQCIFAVDKQHEHGHKYAISSAIWYPVDTGLFVTGSFDHHINVWDTNTTQVVVNFKLPGKVYRTAMSSLATSHMLIAAGTEDVQVRLCDISSGAFSHTLSGHRDGVMSVEWSASSEWVLITGGCDGAIRFWDIRRAGCFRVLDQSQSQLGRRPPISGWTANKLSTSKSLLASQGPNMKSRIPHKKLGNGNATKPSSTGKLPAKGSTRQRLHPGLLSGQDRSVSHYGAVTGLKVTGDGMYLLSAGSDSRLKLWDVESGCNTLVNFETMRLQTNKPLQLATSQDSSLVFAPCMATVKAFDMWTGKTSLTLSGHYEGVNCCWYNFPDQFCNVPQELYTGGNDRQILVWSPSRNSTELWTRRIGNRLQTRITGATDCRQQGSLVSMVIPTTRLCSPCT, encoded by the exons ATGTGGAAGGATATTAGAGATAGAGAAGCGGGAAAACTCCGCCCAAATTCTTTCGCAAATCGTGTTAAATCCGATCGAACCAGCTCTCTGCAACTTTCCAATCACAAGGATATTGTCTCTCCCCATAGAGGTTCCGTCAACTCACTTCAG GTTGATTTGACAGAGGGGAGATATTTGTTATCTGGAGCTTCAGATGCATCAGCTGCTGTTTTTGATATTCAACGTGCGACTCATTCTGAGGGTCTCATTGCAAAACACCAATGCATTTTTGCAGTTGATAAGCAGCATGAACATGGACATAAATATGCAATATCCTCAGCTATATGGTATCCCGTCGATACTGGATTGTTTGTCACCGGCTCATTTGATCATCACATTAATGTCTGGGACACAAATACAACTCAG GTGGTGGTGAATTTTAAATTGCCTGGAAAAGTTTATAGGACGGCCATGTCCTCTTTGGCAACATCGCACATGCTGATTGCTGCTGGAACAGAAGATGTCCAAGTTCGCCTTTGTGATATTTCTTCTGGAGCATTTTCTCACACATTATCTGGACATCGTG ATGGTGTAATGAGTGTGGAATGGTCTGCTTCTAGCGAGTGGGTTTTGATTACTGGAGGATGTGATGGAGCTATACGCTTTTGGGACATCAGACGAGCTGGATGCTTTCGTGTTCTAGATCAGTCTCAATCGCAGCTTGGGAGACGTCCCCCCATTTCTGGATGGACTGCAAATAAG CTCTCAACATCTAAGTCTCTCTTGGCCAGCCAGGGTCCAAATATGAAATCTCGTATACCTCATAAGAAACTAGGCAATGGAAATGCAACAAAGCCATCATCGACAGGTAAACTGCCAGCTAAGGGATCCACAAGGCAGAGGTTACACCCAGGGCTTTTGTCTGGTCAGGATCGATCAGTTTCCCACTATGGTGCTGTTACTGGATTAAAAGTAACCGGAGATGGCATGTACCTACTCAGTGCAG GTTCTGATTCAAGGTTAAAGTTGTGGGATGTTGAATCCGGGTGCAATACACTTGTGAATTTCGAAACCATGCGGTTACAGACCAATAAACCATTGCAATTAGCCACATCTCAGGATTCATCCCTTGTATTTGCCCCATGCATGGCGACTGTTAAA GCATTTGATATGTGGACAGGGAAGACATCCCTGACATTAAGCGGCCACTATGAAGGTGTGAACTGTTGCTGGTATAATTTCCCGGATCAG TTTTGCAATGTACCTCAGGAACTGTACACTGGTGGCAACGATAGGCAGATTCTTGTCTGGTCACCATCCCGAAACTCTACCGAACTG TGGACTCGCAGGATTGGGAATCGACTGCAGACAAGGATAACTGGAGCGACTGATTGTCGTCAACAAGGAAGTTTGGTCTCAATGGTGATTCCAACCACGAGACTCTGCTCACCATGTACATAA
- the LOC103487838 gene encoding WD repeat-containing protein ATCSA-1-like isoform X2: MWKDIRDREAGKLRPNSFANRVKSDRTSSLQLSNHKDIVSPHRGSVNSLQVDLTEGRYLLSGASDASAAVFDIQRATHSEGLIAKHQCIFAVDKQHEHGHKYAISSAIWYPVDTGLFVTGSFDHHINVWDTNTTQVVVNFKLPGKVYRTAMSSLATSHMLIAAGTEDVQVRLCDISSGAFSHTLSGHRDGVMSVEWSASSEWVLITGGCDGAIRFWDIRRAGCFRVLDQSQSQLGRRPPISGWTANKLSTSKSLLASQGPNMKSRIPHKKLGNGNATKPSSTGKLPAKGSTRQRLHPGLLSGQDRSVSHYGAVTGLKVTGDGMYLLSAGSDSRLKLWDVESGCNTLVNFETMRLQTNKPLQLATSQDSSLVFAPCMATVKAFDMWTGKTSLTLSGHYEGVNCCWYNFPDQELYTGGNDRQILVWSPSRNSTELWTRRIGNRLQTRITGATDCRQQGSLVSMVIPTTRLCSPCT, translated from the exons ATGTGGAAGGATATTAGAGATAGAGAAGCGGGAAAACTCCGCCCAAATTCTTTCGCAAATCGTGTTAAATCCGATCGAACCAGCTCTCTGCAACTTTCCAATCACAAGGATATTGTCTCTCCCCATAGAGGTTCCGTCAACTCACTTCAG GTTGATTTGACAGAGGGGAGATATTTGTTATCTGGAGCTTCAGATGCATCAGCTGCTGTTTTTGATATTCAACGTGCGACTCATTCTGAGGGTCTCATTGCAAAACACCAATGCATTTTTGCAGTTGATAAGCAGCATGAACATGGACATAAATATGCAATATCCTCAGCTATATGGTATCCCGTCGATACTGGATTGTTTGTCACCGGCTCATTTGATCATCACATTAATGTCTGGGACACAAATACAACTCAG GTGGTGGTGAATTTTAAATTGCCTGGAAAAGTTTATAGGACGGCCATGTCCTCTTTGGCAACATCGCACATGCTGATTGCTGCTGGAACAGAAGATGTCCAAGTTCGCCTTTGTGATATTTCTTCTGGAGCATTTTCTCACACATTATCTGGACATCGTG ATGGTGTAATGAGTGTGGAATGGTCTGCTTCTAGCGAGTGGGTTTTGATTACTGGAGGATGTGATGGAGCTATACGCTTTTGGGACATCAGACGAGCTGGATGCTTTCGTGTTCTAGATCAGTCTCAATCGCAGCTTGGGAGACGTCCCCCCATTTCTGGATGGACTGCAAATAAG CTCTCAACATCTAAGTCTCTCTTGGCCAGCCAGGGTCCAAATATGAAATCTCGTATACCTCATAAGAAACTAGGCAATGGAAATGCAACAAAGCCATCATCGACAGGTAAACTGCCAGCTAAGGGATCCACAAGGCAGAGGTTACACCCAGGGCTTTTGTCTGGTCAGGATCGATCAGTTTCCCACTATGGTGCTGTTACTGGATTAAAAGTAACCGGAGATGGCATGTACCTACTCAGTGCAG GTTCTGATTCAAGGTTAAAGTTGTGGGATGTTGAATCCGGGTGCAATACACTTGTGAATTTCGAAACCATGCGGTTACAGACCAATAAACCATTGCAATTAGCCACATCTCAGGATTCATCCCTTGTATTTGCCCCATGCATGGCGACTGTTAAA GCATTTGATATGTGGACAGGGAAGACATCCCTGACATTAAGCGGCCACTATGAAGGTGTGAACTGTTGCTGGTATAATTTCCCGGATCAG GAACTGTACACTGGTGGCAACGATAGGCAGATTCTTGTCTGGTCACCATCCCGAAACTCTACCGAACTG TGGACTCGCAGGATTGGGAATCGACTGCAGACAAGGATAACTGGAGCGACTGATTGTCGTCAACAAGGAAGTTTGGTCTCAATGGTGATTCCAACCACGAGACTCTGCTCACCATGTACATAA
- the LOC103487836 gene encoding DAR GTPase 2, mitochondrial isoform X2, whose protein sequence is MAAATLMRKIGTAINELAAGNRISSGWYDAHMAAASRAVAERIPLVDFVLEVRDARIPMSSEYEMMKNHPPSSKRIIVLNKTDLADQLQTEVWTRYFEDHNCISYCVNSHNKENIREFLNFLQSRVRELKRSGHSSHATTMMLVGIPNVEKGKLKHAVVSSQPGETKNISSLKIASHPNVYVLDTPGIFPPKIDNIEVCSKLALTGAIRDILVGEHVIVQYLLTIVNSSVKYKKWANLSASSLECSTPSSLEKQKRRYPSDHTQDIIVNEVRRSLFETRSSFDGNLEDEKDMGSLIETQLHTLHKALHVPMDFCNSTTIKVASKLLNLYRTGRLGRYTLDSLPLVNTQ, encoded by the exons ATGGCCGCGGCAACGTTGATGAGAAAAATTGGTACGGCTATTAACGAACTGGCTGCCGGAAATCGCATCTCCAGCGGATGGTACGATGCTCACATGGCGGCCGCTTCTCGGGCTGTCGCCGAACGAATTCCACTAGTCGATTTTGTTCTTGAAGTCAGAGATGCTAGG ATTCCAATGTCATCTGAGTATGAAATGATGAAAAACCATCCACCATCATCGAAACGAATCATTGTATTGAACAAGACAGACCTGGCGGATCAATTACAAACAGAG GTCTGGACTCGGTATTTTGAAGACCACAACTGCATCTCTTATTGCGTTAATTCCCATAATAAAGAGAATATTAGGGAG TTCCTGAATTTTCTTCAATCTAGAGTTAGAGAATTGAAGAGAAGTGGTCATTCCAGCCATGCCACCACGATGATGCTGGTTGGAATTCCAAATGTTG AAAAAGGAAAGTTGAAGCATGCTGTAGTGAGTTCACAGCCCGGTGAAACAAAAAATATCAGCAGCTTGAAG ATAGCTAGTCATCCCAATGTTTATGTATTAGACACCCCAGGCATTTTTCCTCCCAAGATTGACAACATAGAGGTCTGTTCCAAGCTTGCTTTAACAG GGGCAATTAGAGACATCTTAGTCGGGGAACATGTAATTGTTCAGTACCTTTTAACTATTGTCAACTCGAGTGTTAAATATAAGAAGTGGGCAAATTTGTCTGCCAGTTCGTTGGAGTGTTCAACTCCCTCAAGTTTAGAGAAACAGAAAAGGAGGTATCCATCCGATCACACGCAG GACATTATTGTAAATGAAGTTCGTAGAAGTCTCTTCGAGACTAGATCATCTTTTGATGGCAATTTGGAGGATGAAAAGGACATGGGAAGTCTTATTGAGACACAATTACATACTCTGCATAAAGCTTTACACGTTCCTATGGATTTTTGCAATAGTACTACTATCAAGGTTGCTTCAAAACTTCTAAATCTTTATCGTACAGGAAGGTTGGGTCGTTATACACTTGATTCATTGCCACTTGTTAATACACAGTGA
- the LOC103487838 gene encoding WD repeat-containing protein ATCSA-1-like isoform X3, with protein MWKDIRDREAGKLRPNSFANRVKSDRTSSLQLSNHKDIVSPHRGSVNSLQVDLTEGRYLLSGASDASAAVFDIQRATHSEGLIAKHQCIFAVDKQHEHGHKYAISSAIWYPVDTGLFVTGSFDHHINVWDTNTTQVVVNFKLPGKVYRTAMSSLATSHMLIAAGTEDVQVRLCDISSGAFSHTLSGHRDGVMSVEWSASSEWVLITGGCDGAIRFWDIRRAGCFRVLDQSQSQLGRRPPISGWTANKLSTSKSLLASQGPNMKSRIPHKKLGNGNATKPSSTGKLPAKGSTRQRLHPGLLSGQDRSVSHYGAVTGLKVTGDGMYLLSAGSDSRLKLWDVESGCNTLVNFETMRLQTNKPLQLATSQDSSLVFAPCMATVKAFDMWTGKTSLTLSGHYEGVNCCWYNFPDQFCNVPQELYTGGNDRQILVWSPSRNSTELDWESTADKDNWSD; from the exons ATGTGGAAGGATATTAGAGATAGAGAAGCGGGAAAACTCCGCCCAAATTCTTTCGCAAATCGTGTTAAATCCGATCGAACCAGCTCTCTGCAACTTTCCAATCACAAGGATATTGTCTCTCCCCATAGAGGTTCCGTCAACTCACTTCAG GTTGATTTGACAGAGGGGAGATATTTGTTATCTGGAGCTTCAGATGCATCAGCTGCTGTTTTTGATATTCAACGTGCGACTCATTCTGAGGGTCTCATTGCAAAACACCAATGCATTTTTGCAGTTGATAAGCAGCATGAACATGGACATAAATATGCAATATCCTCAGCTATATGGTATCCCGTCGATACTGGATTGTTTGTCACCGGCTCATTTGATCATCACATTAATGTCTGGGACACAAATACAACTCAG GTGGTGGTGAATTTTAAATTGCCTGGAAAAGTTTATAGGACGGCCATGTCCTCTTTGGCAACATCGCACATGCTGATTGCTGCTGGAACAGAAGATGTCCAAGTTCGCCTTTGTGATATTTCTTCTGGAGCATTTTCTCACACATTATCTGGACATCGTG ATGGTGTAATGAGTGTGGAATGGTCTGCTTCTAGCGAGTGGGTTTTGATTACTGGAGGATGTGATGGAGCTATACGCTTTTGGGACATCAGACGAGCTGGATGCTTTCGTGTTCTAGATCAGTCTCAATCGCAGCTTGGGAGACGTCCCCCCATTTCTGGATGGACTGCAAATAAG CTCTCAACATCTAAGTCTCTCTTGGCCAGCCAGGGTCCAAATATGAAATCTCGTATACCTCATAAGAAACTAGGCAATGGAAATGCAACAAAGCCATCATCGACAGGTAAACTGCCAGCTAAGGGATCCACAAGGCAGAGGTTACACCCAGGGCTTTTGTCTGGTCAGGATCGATCAGTTTCCCACTATGGTGCTGTTACTGGATTAAAAGTAACCGGAGATGGCATGTACCTACTCAGTGCAG GTTCTGATTCAAGGTTAAAGTTGTGGGATGTTGAATCCGGGTGCAATACACTTGTGAATTTCGAAACCATGCGGTTACAGACCAATAAACCATTGCAATTAGCCACATCTCAGGATTCATCCCTTGTATTTGCCCCATGCATGGCGACTGTTAAA GCATTTGATATGTGGACAGGGAAGACATCCCTGACATTAAGCGGCCACTATGAAGGTGTGAACTGTTGCTGGTATAATTTCCCGGATCAG TTTTGCAATGTACCTCAGGAACTGTACACTGGTGGCAACGATAGGCAGATTCTTGTCTGGTCACCATCCCGAAACTCTACCGAACTG GATTGGGAATCGACTGCAGACAAGGATAACTGGAGCGACTGA
- the LOC103487838 gene encoding WD repeat-containing protein ATCSA-1-like isoform X4: MWKDIRDREAGKLRPNSFANRVKSDRTSSLQLSNHKDIVSPHRGSVNSLQVDLTEGRYLLSGASDASAAVFDIQRATHSEGLIAKHQCIFAVDKQHEHGHKYAISSAIWYPVDTGLFVTGSFDHHINVWDTNTTQVVVNFKLPGKVYRTAMSSLATSHMLIAAGTEDVQVRLCDISSGAFSHTLSGHRDGVMSVEWSASSEWVLITGGCDGAIRFWDIRRAGCFRVLDQSQSQLGRRPPISGWTANKLSTSKSLLASQGPNMKSRIPHKKLGNGNATKPSSTGKLPAKGSTRQRLHPGLLSGQDRSVSHYGAVTGLKVTGDGMYLLSAGSDSRLKLWDVESGCNTLVNFETMRLQTNKPLQLATSQDSSLVFAPCMATVKAFDMWTGKTSLTLSGHYEGVNCCWYNFPDQELYTGGNDRQILVWSPSRNSTELDWESTADKDNWSD; the protein is encoded by the exons ATGTGGAAGGATATTAGAGATAGAGAAGCGGGAAAACTCCGCCCAAATTCTTTCGCAAATCGTGTTAAATCCGATCGAACCAGCTCTCTGCAACTTTCCAATCACAAGGATATTGTCTCTCCCCATAGAGGTTCCGTCAACTCACTTCAG GTTGATTTGACAGAGGGGAGATATTTGTTATCTGGAGCTTCAGATGCATCAGCTGCTGTTTTTGATATTCAACGTGCGACTCATTCTGAGGGTCTCATTGCAAAACACCAATGCATTTTTGCAGTTGATAAGCAGCATGAACATGGACATAAATATGCAATATCCTCAGCTATATGGTATCCCGTCGATACTGGATTGTTTGTCACCGGCTCATTTGATCATCACATTAATGTCTGGGACACAAATACAACTCAG GTGGTGGTGAATTTTAAATTGCCTGGAAAAGTTTATAGGACGGCCATGTCCTCTTTGGCAACATCGCACATGCTGATTGCTGCTGGAACAGAAGATGTCCAAGTTCGCCTTTGTGATATTTCTTCTGGAGCATTTTCTCACACATTATCTGGACATCGTG ATGGTGTAATGAGTGTGGAATGGTCTGCTTCTAGCGAGTGGGTTTTGATTACTGGAGGATGTGATGGAGCTATACGCTTTTGGGACATCAGACGAGCTGGATGCTTTCGTGTTCTAGATCAGTCTCAATCGCAGCTTGGGAGACGTCCCCCCATTTCTGGATGGACTGCAAATAAG CTCTCAACATCTAAGTCTCTCTTGGCCAGCCAGGGTCCAAATATGAAATCTCGTATACCTCATAAGAAACTAGGCAATGGAAATGCAACAAAGCCATCATCGACAGGTAAACTGCCAGCTAAGGGATCCACAAGGCAGAGGTTACACCCAGGGCTTTTGTCTGGTCAGGATCGATCAGTTTCCCACTATGGTGCTGTTACTGGATTAAAAGTAACCGGAGATGGCATGTACCTACTCAGTGCAG GTTCTGATTCAAGGTTAAAGTTGTGGGATGTTGAATCCGGGTGCAATACACTTGTGAATTTCGAAACCATGCGGTTACAGACCAATAAACCATTGCAATTAGCCACATCTCAGGATTCATCCCTTGTATTTGCCCCATGCATGGCGACTGTTAAA GCATTTGATATGTGGACAGGGAAGACATCCCTGACATTAAGCGGCCACTATGAAGGTGTGAACTGTTGCTGGTATAATTTCCCGGATCAG GAACTGTACACTGGTGGCAACGATAGGCAGATTCTTGTCTGGTCACCATCCCGAAACTCTACCGAACTG GATTGGGAATCGACTGCAGACAAGGATAACTGGAGCGACTGA